From the genome of Bradyrhizobium elkanii USDA 76, one region includes:
- a CDS encoding metallophosphoesterase family protein, whose product MRFAAIADIHGNHLALEAVLSDIRAQGIRDIVDLGDMVSGPLDARPTIDMLMALDAVHLLGNHDRYLIDRPHEKMGSWERLTYTQLEPRHLDWLRTLPANSVYRDEVFLCHATPQDDEIYWLETVLPGGEVCMSSLEAIEARAAGVPQSLILCAHTHTARAVRLRDGRLIVNPGSVGSPGYRAGKPHPHVVEAGSPDARYAILEQVDGGWDVTFRHIPYDHTAMAALARRNGQAELASALATGWIR is encoded by the coding sequence ATGCGTTTTGCTGCGATCGCCGACATCCACGGCAATCATCTCGCACTCGAAGCCGTGCTGTCGGACATCCGTGCGCAGGGCATTCGGGACATCGTCGACCTCGGCGACATGGTGAGCGGGCCGCTCGACGCCCGGCCGACGATCGATATGCTGATGGCGCTCGATGCGGTCCATCTGCTCGGCAATCACGACCGCTATCTGATCGACCGTCCGCACGAGAAAATGGGCTCCTGGGAGCGGCTGACCTATACCCAGCTCGAACCGCGGCATCTCGACTGGCTGCGCACGCTGCCGGCGAATTCGGTCTATCGCGACGAGGTTTTCCTCTGTCATGCAACGCCCCAGGATGACGAGATCTACTGGCTCGAGACGGTGCTGCCGGGCGGCGAAGTCTGCATGTCCTCGCTGGAAGCGATCGAGGCGAGAGCCGCCGGCGTGCCGCAGTCCCTGATCCTCTGCGCACATACGCATACTGCGCGCGCCGTGCGGCTTCGCGACGGCCGGCTGATCGTCAATCCCGGCAGCGTCGGCTCGCCCGGCTATCGCGCCGGCAAGCCGCATCCGCATGTCGTGGAGGCCGGTTCGCCCGATGCGCGCTACGCGATCCTCGAACAGGTCGACGGTGGCTGGGACGTAACCTTCCGCCACATCCCGTACGACCATACGGCAATGGCGGCGCTGGCTCGGCGCAATGGCCAGGCCGAGCTGGCCTCGGCGCTGGCGACGGGATGGATCAGGTAA
- the addB gene encoding double-strand break repair protein AddB codes for MRVFSVPVSAPFLRTVISALVDGRLVAGFEAQSDPARLANATLYLPTRRAGRLAREIFLDVLESDAAVLPRIVALGDIDEDELSFADQSEDVGGAAPLEIPPRLGELERRLTLAHLVAAWAKTPVSAPLVVGGPASTLQLAGDLARLMDDMVTRGVDWRALDRLVPDQLDKYWQHSLDFLRIARDAWPSYLKEIGRIEPAARRDLLIEAEAARLTAHPTGPVIAAGSTGSMPATAKFLHAVAKLPNGAVVLPGLDTDLDEDSWDTIGGKRGDDGRFVTPPSSNHPQYAMHALLDRFGIRRRDVESLAEPAPLGREVLVSETMRPSTATAQWHDRLERPEIVARISAGMTNLTVVEAPNPEMEALAIAVAMREARHLGKSAALVTPDRALARRVMASLTRWKLEFDDSGGDALMETPAGVFARLTAEAAAKGLEPPTLLALLKHPLFRLGGPHGALRRAIEVLEIALLRGTRPQAGTGGLARDFARFRAELVKLHGGETSSLHAMEPRARLRDNELNQAEGLIARLQAALAPLEGMTSSKPYDFAELAARHREVLIALSGDRNGVAIVFEERAGASLASAFDELLAKQQPSGLMTPLADYPEVFQTAFADRMVRRPESARAQLNIFGQLEARLTESDRVILGGLVEGVWPPASRIDPWLSRPMRHELGLDLPERRIGLSAHDFAQLLGHDEVILTHAAKVGGAPAVASRFLHRLEAVAGEARWKAATSAGETYVQYAAELDRPDKVEPIPQPEPRPPREARPLKMSVTAIEDWLRDPYTIYARYILKLDPLDPVDMPLSAADRGSAIHEALGEFTQVYADALPPDTLRTLREIGAKYFAPLMERPEARALWWPRFQRIAAWFAEWEQARRGQIEAIKAEIRGEIGIPLDDARTFTLSARADRIERRDDGSFAILDYKTGQPPTGKQVRMGLSPQLTLEAAILREGGFAEIPAGSSVGDLVYVRLSGNNPPGEQRSLELKIKTSDTPQPPDEAADSARRKLEALIRAFDDEQQAYTSLNLSMWANRYGAYDDLARIKEWSAAGGLGIEEW; via the coding sequence ATGCGCGTCTTCAGTGTTCCCGTTTCTGCGCCGTTCCTGCGCACCGTCATCTCGGCGCTGGTCGATGGCCGGCTGGTCGCGGGATTCGAGGCGCAGAGCGATCCGGCAAGGCTCGCCAACGCCACGCTGTATCTGCCGACCCGCCGTGCCGGACGGCTGGCGCGGGAAATCTTCCTCGATGTGCTCGAGTCTGACGCTGCCGTGCTGCCGCGCATCGTCGCGCTTGGCGACATCGACGAGGACGAACTCAGCTTCGCCGACCAAAGCGAGGACGTCGGCGGCGCCGCGCCGCTGGAGATTCCGCCACGGCTCGGCGAGCTCGAGCGCCGGCTGACCCTCGCGCATCTGGTCGCGGCCTGGGCCAAGACGCCGGTGTCGGCGCCGCTGGTGGTCGGCGGGCCGGCCTCGACGCTGCAACTCGCCGGCGATCTGGCGCGGCTGATGGACGACATGGTGACGCGCGGCGTCGACTGGCGCGCGCTCGACCGCCTGGTGCCGGACCAGCTCGACAAATATTGGCAGCACTCGCTCGACTTCCTGCGCATCGCGCGCGACGCCTGGCCCAGCTACCTCAAGGAGATCGGCCGGATCGAGCCCGCCGCGCGCCGCGATCTCCTGATCGAGGCGGAAGCGGCGCGGCTGACCGCGCATCCCACGGGCCCGGTGATCGCCGCCGGTTCGACCGGCTCGATGCCGGCGACGGCGAAATTCCTGCACGCGGTGGCGAAGCTGCCGAACGGCGCCGTGGTGCTGCCCGGGCTCGACACCGATCTCGACGAGGACTCCTGGGACACGATCGGCGGCAAGCGCGGCGACGACGGCAGGTTCGTAACGCCGCCCTCGTCGAACCATCCGCAATACGCGATGCACGCGTTGCTCGACCGCTTCGGCATCAGGCGCCGCGATGTCGAGAGCCTTGCCGAGCCGGCGCCGCTCGGCCGCGAGGTGCTGGTGTCGGAGACGATGCGTCCCTCGACCGCGACCGCGCAATGGCATGACCGGCTGGAGCGGCCGGAGATCGTGGCGCGGATTTCCGCGGGGATGACCAACCTCACCGTGGTCGAGGCCCCCAATCCGGAAATGGAGGCGCTGGCGATCGCGGTCGCGATGCGCGAGGCGCGTCATCTCGGCAAATCGGCCGCGCTGGTGACGCCGGATCGCGCGCTGGCGCGCCGTGTGATGGCGTCGCTGACGCGCTGGAAGCTCGAGTTCGACGATTCCGGCGGCGATGCGCTGATGGAAACGCCAGCCGGGGTGTTCGCCCGCCTGACCGCGGAGGCTGCAGCCAAGGGGCTGGAGCCGCCGACATTGCTCGCGCTGCTCAAGCATCCACTGTTCCGGCTCGGCGGCCCCCATGGCGCGCTCCGACGCGCGATCGAGGTGCTGGAGATCGCGCTGTTGCGCGGTACGCGGCCGCAAGCCGGGACCGGCGGCCTCGCGCGCGACTTCGCGCGTTTCCGCGCCGAGCTGGTCAAGCTGCACGGCGGCGAGACCTCGTCGCTGCACGCGATGGAGCCGCGTGCCCGGCTGCGCGACAACGAGCTCAACCAGGCCGAGGGTCTGATCGCCAGATTGCAGGCGGCGCTGGCGCCGCTGGAAGGCATGACGTCGTCAAAGCCCTATGATTTCGCCGAGCTCGCCGCGCGCCATCGCGAGGTCCTGATCGCGCTGTCCGGCGACCGGAACGGCGTTGCTATCGTGTTCGAGGAGCGCGCCGGTGCGTCGCTGGCGTCCGCGTTCGACGAGCTGCTCGCCAAGCAGCAGCCGAGCGGGCTGATGACGCCGCTCGCCGATTATCCCGAGGTGTTCCAGACCGCGTTCGCCGACCGCATGGTGCGGCGGCCGGAATCGGCGCGCGCGCAGCTCAACATCTTCGGCCAGCTCGAAGCGCGTCTCACCGAATCCGATCGCGTCATCCTTGGCGGCCTGGTCGAGGGCGTCTGGCCGCCGGCGTCGCGGATCGATCCCTGGCTGAGCCGGCCGATGCGGCATGAGCTCGGGCTCGATCTTCCCGAGCGCCGCATCGGCCTGTCCGCGCACGACTTTGCGCAGCTGCTCGGCCATGACGAGGTGATCCTCACCCACGCCGCAAAAGTCGGCGGCGCGCCGGCGGTCGCCTCGCGCTTCCTGCACCGGCTCGAAGCCGTTGCCGGCGAAGCGCGCTGGAAGGCCGCGACATCGGCCGGCGAAACTTACGTGCAATATGCCGCCGAGCTCGACCGGCCCGACAAGGTCGAGCCGATCCCGCAGCCGGAGCCGCGGCCGCCACGCGAGGCACGGCCGCTGAAAATGTCGGTCACCGCGATCGAGGACTGGCTGCGCGATCCCTACACCATCTATGCGCGCTATATCCTGAAGCTCGATCCGCTCGACCCCGTCGACATGCCGTTGTCGGCGGCCGATCGCGGCTCGGCGATTCACGAGGCGCTCGGCGAGTTCACGCAGGTCTATGCCGATGCGCTGCCTCCCGACACCTTGCGCACGCTGCGCGAGATCGGGGCCAAATATTTCGCGCCGCTGATGGAGCGGCCCGAGGCGCGGGCGCTGTGGTGGCCGCGCTTCCAGCGCATCGCGGCGTGGTTTGCCGAATGGGAGCAGGCCCGGCGCGGCCAGATCGAAGCCATCAAGGCCGAGATCCGCGGCGAGATCGGCATTCCGCTCGACGATGCCAGGACCTTCACCCTCTCGGCGCGCGCCGACCGCATCGAGCGGCGCGACGACGGCAGCTTTGCGATCCTCGACTACAAGACCGGCCAGCCGCCGACCGGCAAGCAGGTGCGGATGGGCCTGTCGCCGCAGCTCACCCTGGAAGCCGCGATCCTGCGCGAGGGCGGCTTCGCTGAGATCCCGGCCGGCTCCTCGGTCGGCGACCTCGTCTATGTCAGGCTGAGCGGCAACAACCCGCCGGGCGAGCAGCGTTCGCTGGAACTGAAGATCAAGACCAGCGACACGCCGCAGCCGCCCGACGAGGCCGCCGACAGCGCGCGGCGCAAGCTGGAGGCCTTGATCCGCGCCTTCGACGACGAGCAGCAGGCCTACACTTCGCTGAACCTCTCGATGTGGGCGAACCGCTACGGCGCCTATGACGACCTCGCGCGCATCAAGGAATGGTCCGCCGCCGGCGGCCTGGGGATCGAGGAATGGTGA
- a CDS encoding PilZ domain-containing protein, protein MGTERRKGDRVTFERGIAAHMMGIDGTWRRDCTMEDVSETGAKLTIDGSVEGLNLKEFFLLLSSTGLAYRRCELAWVNGDQIGVNFLKQGDKKKKTARRGTQAADV, encoded by the coding sequence ATGGGGACGGAACGTCGCAAGGGCGATCGTGTCACGTTTGAGCGCGGCATAGCGGCGCACATGATGGGCATCGACGGCACCTGGCGGCGCGACTGCACCATGGAAGACGTGTCGGAGACGGGCGCCAAGCTCACCATCGACGGCTCGGTCGAGGGCCTGAACCTGAAGGAGTTCTTTCTGCTGCTGTCGTCCACAGGATTGGCCTATCGCCGCTGCGAGCTGGCATGGGTCAATGGCGACCAGATCGGCGTCAACTTTCTCAAACAAGGCGACAAGAAGAAGAAAACTGCCAGGCGCGGCACGCAAGCTGCCGACGTCTAG
- the trxA gene encoding thioredoxin — protein MAVGKVSDADFEAEVLKATGPVVVDFWAEWCGPCRMIAPALDEISGAMGDKVKIVKLNVDESPKTASKYGVMSIPTLMIFKGGEMASRQVGAAPKAKLQQWITAAV, from the coding sequence ATGGCCGTTGGCAAGGTTTCTGACGCCGATTTCGAAGCCGAAGTGCTCAAGGCGACCGGGCCGGTGGTCGTCGACTTCTGGGCCGAGTGGTGCGGCCCCTGCCGCATGATCGCGCCCGCTCTCGATGAGATTTCCGGCGCGATGGGCGACAAGGTCAAGATCGTGAAGCTCAACGTCGACGAGAGCCCGAAGACCGCGTCGAAGTACGGCGTGATGTCGATCCCGACCCTGATGATCTTCAAGGGCGGCGAGATGGCGTCCCGTCAGGTCGGCGCCGCTCCGAAGGCCAAGCTGCAGCAGTGGATCACCGCTGCGGTCTGA
- a CDS encoding LysR family transcriptional regulator: MKSIILISIIATMNLAAIDLNLLVAFEALMEERHVTRAAERIGLAQPSMSSALRRLRALFADELFLRAGAGMQPTEKALALAGPIGEALRQIRSALVPDQGFDPAIARRRITIAATDYGDLVVVPELTRLLRIEAPGIDLAVRPLTDATVALAKLERGELDALIGGHLPESPRCVRHRLFEERFVCVRDTARTNRSERLSLKDYATLPHALFSAAGGDGLPSVIDALLARHGLKRRVAVTLAHVVAVPFAVAGTDLIATMAERVARRFTHLADIAVVAPPIDIPAFAIDLIHPSRAARDPALRWFLDAVDRCAGRLRY, from the coding sequence TTGAAATCGATTATTCTTATAAGCATTATTGCTACAATGAATTTAGCCGCCATCGATCTCAACCTGCTGGTCGCATTCGAAGCGCTGATGGAGGAGCGCCACGTCACCCGGGCGGCCGAGCGCATCGGGCTCGCCCAGCCTTCCATGAGCAGCGCATTGCGAAGACTGCGTGCGCTGTTTGCCGACGAACTGTTCCTGCGTGCCGGCGCGGGCATGCAGCCGACCGAAAAGGCGCTGGCGCTGGCCGGGCCGATCGGCGAAGCGCTGCGGCAAATCCGGAGCGCGCTGGTGCCTGACCAGGGCTTCGATCCGGCCATTGCGCGACGGCGCATCACCATCGCCGCGACCGACTACGGCGATCTCGTTGTGGTGCCGGAACTGACCCGGCTGCTGCGCATCGAAGCTCCCGGCATTGACCTTGCCGTGCGCCCGCTCACCGACGCGACGGTGGCGCTGGCGAAGCTGGAGCGCGGCGAGCTCGATGCGCTGATTGGCGGGCACCTGCCGGAATCGCCGCGCTGCGTCCGGCACCGGCTGTTCGAGGAACGCTTTGTCTGCGTCCGCGATACTGCGCGCACGAACCGATCGGAGCGCCTCAGTCTGAAAGATTACGCGACCCTGCCGCACGCGCTGTTCTCGGCGGCCGGCGGCGACGGCCTGCCGAGCGTGATCGACGCGCTGCTGGCACGCCATGGACTGAAGCGACGGGTGGCGGTGACGCTCGCGCATGTGGTGGCCGTTCCGTTCGCCGTGGCCGGCACCGATCTCATCGCCACGATGGCCGAGCGCGTCGCCCGGCGCTTCACGCATCTGGCCGACATTGCCGTCGTCGCGCCGCCGATCGACATCCCCGCCTTCGCGATCGACCTGATCCACCCAAGCCGCGCCGCCCGGGATCCGGCGTTGCGCTGGTTCCTGGATGCCGTCGATCGCTGCGCCGGCCGATTGCGATATTGA
- the addA gene encoding double-strand break repair helicase AddA, which yields MVKAIRPIPPAVRDAQARASDPKASTFVSANAGSGKTHVLVQRVIRLLLSGVPPEKILCITFTKAAAANMAERVFTTLGHWVTLDDAGLDAAIREAGIAHPSATLRREARKLFACALETPGGLKVQTIHALCTRLLQQFPFEANVPARFAVLDDRDQNEMMERANLAVFLEASRIPDSPIGRALRTAMANAADVTFKEVVREACLSRDHFMAWTDAAGNAAAAAAQMSAALGVPSDIRIEDVEREIIDGPNLPRASWKEMATLLDTSSKADQKQAERLRAALTFTGAAQVDEYLGVFLTDDRAPRASVVTNNFIKKNSVAGHRFEAETDRLGPLIERRRAVVARDRTEALIHIATAAAAHYRREKLERGLLDYDDLIDKTLAMLDRVSSGWVHYKLDRGVDHVLIDEAQDTSPRQWDIVAHIISEFTSGAGARDGLVRTVFAVGDEKQSIFSFQGAAPREFDLRRRELKRRFEEAGLKFDPVSFTYSFRSGPVILHSVDHVFREQDIFRSIHAVENGYPIHNAMTDAGPSLIELWDLAVADDRQDIEGWRAPFDGVSVTSPEVKLARRIQAEIKRLVASGTMTGSEGGRRPLSYGDMLILVRRRGNAFDAVIQALKHAGIPVAGADRLKLTEHIAIIDLMNLADALLLPQDDLALAVALKSPLFGLDDDDLFKLAYQRRGSLREALAAQAPTDERFAAALRRLEQCERRFTQETPFAFYAWLLGGDGGRARILRRLGHEANDALDEFLELALSYERKAPASLQGFVAWLRAADTEVKRDMEISRDEVRVMTVHGAKGLEASVVFLVDTTTSPSDTQRLRLIHLPQGNAAPNAPGVVVWAGKKAEDPPNVAEARKAMLGDTEDEYRRLLYVAMTRAADRLIVGGCMPGNMNTVRKSSWYDLITKGLANSGLRLEELETPAGKVMRYSRPDDVADLTGATASAAAVPIALPSWLRAPAAPEASTASMLRPSDPADGDSHPIRTGESVLLRARALQRGTLVHRLLQSLPDVALERRRAAALGFLARNADGWSEQEQAALADQVLGLIADPRFAAVFAPGSRAEVSIVGRLERPGQPKALVSGQIDRLVVTPTDVLIVDFKTNHAPPKTAAEAPRGYVRQLALYRAVLARLYPRLPVRAALLWTETTEIMEISASALVAALA from the coding sequence ATGGTGAAGGCTATCAGGCCCATCCCGCCCGCCGTGCGCGACGCGCAGGCGCGTGCGTCCGATCCGAAAGCGTCGACCTTCGTGTCGGCCAATGCCGGCTCGGGCAAGACCCATGTGCTGGTGCAGCGCGTGATCCGCCTGCTGCTGTCGGGCGTGCCGCCGGAAAAGATCCTCTGCATCACCTTCACCAAGGCGGCCGCGGCGAACATGGCCGAGCGCGTGTTCACGACGCTCGGCCATTGGGTGACGCTCGACGACGCCGGGCTCGACGCCGCGATCCGCGAGGCCGGTATCGCCCACCCTTCCGCCACGTTGCGGCGCGAGGCGCGCAAGCTGTTTGCCTGCGCGCTGGAGACGCCGGGCGGCTTGAAGGTGCAGACGATCCACGCGCTGTGCACCCGCCTGCTGCAGCAGTTTCCGTTCGAGGCCAACGTGCCGGCGCGCTTTGCCGTGCTCGACGACCGCGACCAGAACGAGATGATGGAGCGCGCCAATCTCGCGGTGTTCCTCGAAGCGTCGCGGATTCCCGACAGTCCGATCGGCCGCGCGCTGCGGACGGCGATGGCAAATGCCGCCGACGTCACTTTCAAGGAGGTGGTCCGCGAGGCCTGCCTCAGCCGCGACCATTTCATGGCCTGGACCGATGCCGCCGGCAACGCCGCGGCCGCCGCCGCGCAGATGTCGGCCGCGCTCGGCGTCCCCTCCGATATTCGCATCGAGGATGTCGAGCGCGAGATCATCGACGGGCCGAACCTGCCGCGCGCGAGCTGGAAGGAGATGGCTACGCTCCTCGATACCAGCAGCAAGGCGGATCAGAAGCAGGCCGAGCGACTGCGAGCCGCGCTGACCTTCACCGGCGCAGCCCAGGTCGACGAATATCTCGGCGTCTTTCTCACCGACGACCGCGCGCCGCGCGCGTCTGTCGTCACCAACAATTTCATCAAGAAGAATTCGGTCGCAGGCCATCGGTTCGAGGCGGAGACCGACCGTCTCGGTCCGTTGATCGAACGCCGCCGCGCCGTGGTCGCGCGCGACCGCACCGAGGCACTGATCCACATTGCGACCGCGGCCGCCGCGCATTACCGGCGCGAGAAGCTGGAGCGCGGCCTGCTCGACTATGACGATTTGATCGACAAGACGCTGGCGATGCTCGACCGCGTCTCGTCGGGCTGGGTGCATTACAAGCTCGACCGCGGCGTCGATCACGTGCTGATCGACGAGGCGCAGGATACCAGCCCCCGACAATGGGACATCGTCGCGCACATCATCTCGGAATTCACCTCCGGCGCCGGCGCGCGCGATGGCCTGGTGCGCACCGTGTTCGCGGTCGGCGACGAGAAGCAGTCGATCTTCTCGTTCCAGGGCGCGGCGCCGCGCGAATTCGACCTGCGGCGGCGCGAGCTGAAGCGGCGGTTCGAGGAAGCCGGGCTGAAGTTCGACCCGGTGTCGTTCACCTATTCGTTCCGCTCGGGACCGGTGATACTGCACTCGGTCGACCACGTGTTCCGCGAGCAGGACATCTTTCGCAGCATCCATGCGGTCGAGAACGGCTACCCGATCCACAATGCGATGACTGACGCCGGCCCGAGCCTGATCGAGCTCTGGGATCTCGCGGTTGCCGACGATCGCCAGGACATCGAGGGCTGGCGCGCGCCGTTCGACGGCGTCTCGGTGACCAGCCCCGAGGTGAAGCTGGCAAGGCGCATCCAGGCCGAGATCAAGCGCCTCGTTGCCAGCGGCACCATGACCGGCAGCGAAGGCGGACGGCGACCGCTCAGCTACGGCGACATGCTGATCCTGGTGCGGCGGCGCGGCAACGCCTTCGACGCGGTGATCCAGGCGCTGAAGCACGCCGGCATCCCGGTCGCCGGCGCCGACCGGCTGAAGCTGACCGAGCACATCGCGATCATCGACCTGATGAACCTCGCCGATGCGCTGTTGCTGCCGCAGGACGATCTCGCGCTGGCGGTGGCGTTGAAGAGCCCGCTGTTCGGCCTCGACGACGACGATTTGTTCAAGCTGGCGTACCAGCGTCGCGGCTCGCTGCGCGAGGCACTGGCCGCGCAGGCGCCGACCGACGAACGCTTCGCGGCCGCGCTGCGCCGTCTCGAACAATGCGAACGCCGCTTCACCCAGGAGACGCCGTTCGCGTTCTACGCCTGGCTGCTCGGCGGCGACGGCGGGCGGGCGCGCATCCTGCGCCGGCTCGGCCATGAGGCCAACGACGCGCTCGACGAATTCCTCGAGCTTGCGCTGAGCTATGAGCGCAAGGCGCCGGCCTCGCTGCAGGGCTTCGTCGCCTGGCTGCGCGCCGCCGATACCGAGGTGAAGCGCGACATGGAGATTTCGCGCGACGAGGTTCGCGTCATGACCGTGCACGGCGCCAAGGGCCTCGAGGCCTCGGTGGTGTTCCTGGTCGACACCACGACCTCGCCGTCGGACACGCAGCGGCTGCGGCTGATCCATCTGCCGCAGGGCAATGCCGCGCCGAACGCGCCCGGCGTCGTGGTGTGGGCCGGCAAGAAGGCCGAGGACCCGCCCAATGTCGCCGAGGCGCGCAAGGCGATGCTCGGCGACACCGAGGACGAGTATCGCCGCCTGCTCTATGTCGCGATGACCCGCGCCGCCGACCGGCTGATCGTCGGCGGCTGCATGCCCGGCAACATGAACACGGTGCGAAAATCGTCCTGGTACGATCTGATCACCAAGGGGCTCGCCAATTCCGGGCTCAGGCTCGAGGAGCTGGAGACGCCGGCCGGCAAGGTGATGCGCTATTCGCGGCCGGATGACGTCGCCGATCTCACCGGCGCGACCGCGTCAGCGGCCGCGGTGCCGATCGCGCTGCCGTCCTGGCTGCGTGCTCCGGCCGCACCGGAAGCATCAACGGCGAGCATGCTGCGTCCATCCGATCCGGCTGACGGCGACAGCCATCCGATCCGAACCGGCGAATCGGTGCTGCTGCGCGCCCGCGCCCTGCAACGCGGCACGCTGGTGCACCGGCTGCTGCAGTCGCTGCCCGACGTCGCCCTGGAGCGGCGGCGCGCCGCCGCGCTCGGCTTCCTCGCGCGCAATGCCGACGGCTGGTCCGAACAGGAGCAGGCCGCGCTCGCGGATCAGGTGCTCGGCCTGATCGCCGATCCGCGCTTTGCCGCCGTGTTCGCGCCTGGCAGCCGCGCGGAAGTCTCGATCGTCGGGCGGCTGGAGCGGCCGGGCCAGCCGAAGGCGCTGGTCTCCGGACAGATCGACCGCCTGGTGGTGACGCCGACCGACGTCCTGATCGTCGATTTCAAGACCAACCATGCCCCGCCCAAGACCGCCGCCGAGGCGCCGCGGGGCTACGTCCGGCAGCTCGCGCTGTACCGCGCGGTGCTCGCCAGGCTTTATCCCCGGCTGCCCGTCCGGGCCGCCCTGCTCTGGACCGAAACGACTGAAATCATGGAGATTTCTGCCTCCGCGCTGGTCGCCGCCCTGGCATAA
- a CDS encoding nucleotidyltransferase family protein: MPVTPHKAMVLAAGLGVRMRPLTNTMPKPLVSVAGQPLLDHVLDKLAGAGVSEAVVNVHYLPDQIIEHVKTRSRPRVIISDERDQVLGTGGAVVKALPLLGDAPFYHLNADTMWIDGVRSNLARLAETFDPARMDILLLMAPTASSIGYGGRGDYSMLPDGALRKRREHQVVPFVYAGAAIMSPALFADAPAGEFSLTKMFDRANEQERLFGLRLDGVWMHVGTPDAIQAAEEAYLESVA, from the coding sequence ATGCCTGTCACTCCCCATAAGGCCATGGTGCTCGCTGCGGGCCTCGGCGTGCGCATGCGCCCCCTGACCAACACGATGCCGAAGCCGCTGGTCAGCGTCGCCGGCCAGCCGCTGCTCGACCATGTGCTCGACAAGCTCGCCGGCGCCGGCGTCAGCGAAGCCGTCGTGAACGTGCACTATCTGCCCGACCAGATCATCGAGCACGTCAAGACCCGCAGCCGTCCGCGCGTGATCATCTCCGACGAGCGCGACCAGGTGCTCGGCACCGGCGGCGCGGTGGTGAAGGCGCTGCCGCTGCTCGGCGATGCGCCGTTCTATCATCTGAACGCGGACACGATGTGGATCGACGGTGTGCGCTCCAATCTGGCGCGGCTCGCTGAAACCTTCGATCCCGCGCGGATGGATATCCTGCTGCTGATGGCGCCGACCGCCTCGAGCATCGGCTATGGCGGGCGCGGCGACTATTCGATGTTGCCGGATGGCGCGTTGCGCAAGCGGCGCGAACACCAGGTGGTGCCGTTCGTCTATGCCGGCGCCGCGATCATGTCGCCTGCGCTGTTCGCCGACGCGCCGGCCGGCGAATTCTCGCTGACCAAGATGTTCGACCGCGCCAACGAGCAGGAGCGACTGTTCGGCCTGCGCCTCGACGGCGTCTGGATGCATGTCGGGACTCCCGACGCGATCCAGGCTGCGGAAGAAGCTTACCTGGAAAGCGTCGCGTAG
- a CDS encoding DUF2891 domain-containing protein, which yields MSATILTEDLAVRFARIALGHVTREYPSKPDHVLAGPQDARTPRELHPVFFGSYDWHSCVHSYWMLARLLRRYPSSEAADDIRALFDAQVVAEKIAAECSYLAAPTARGFKRPYGWGWLLKLAAELSLLENTNWRDRIAPLAGIFAQRYRDFLPLATYPVRVGTHFNTAFGLRMAADYAAVIQDDALSALLRDTALRWYGADQDCPAWGEPSGDDFQSSALIEAECMRRLLAPGDFLPWFDRFLPRLELREPATLFRPATVTDRSDGKLAHLDGLNLSRAWCWRALAGALPAADARRPILQDAARRHLDAGLPHIASDYMGEHWLASFAVLAIDAEG from the coding sequence ATGAGTGCGACGATCCTGACCGAAGACCTCGCCGTCCGCTTCGCGCGCATCGCGCTCGGCCATGTCACGCGCGAATATCCGAGCAAGCCGGATCACGTGCTGGCGGGGCCGCAGGACGCGCGCACGCCGCGCGAACTGCATCCGGTGTTCTTCGGCAGCTACGACTGGCACTCCTGCGTCCACAGCTACTGGATGCTTGCCCGGCTGCTGCGCCGCTATCCCTCATCCGAGGCGGCGGACGATATCCGCGCGCTGTTCGACGCGCAGGTCGTTGCGGAGAAGATCGCGGCCGAATGCAGCTATCTCGCCGCCCCGACCGCGCGCGGCTTCAAGCGGCCTTACGGCTGGGGCTGGCTGTTGAAGCTCGCGGCAGAGCTCTCGCTGCTCGAGAACACCAATTGGCGCGACCGGATCGCGCCGCTTGCCGGCATCTTCGCGCAGCGATACCGCGATTTCCTGCCGCTCGCCACCTATCCGGTGCGGGTCGGCACCCATTTCAACACCGCGTTCGGGCTGCGCATGGCAGCCGACTACGCCGCGGTGATACAGGACGATGCGCTCAGTGCGCTGTTGCGCGACACGGCGCTGCGCTGGTACGGCGCCGATCAGGATTGCCCCGCCTGGGGTGAGCCGAGCGGCGACGACTTCCAGTCGTCCGCGCTGATCGAAGCGGAGTGCATGCGCCGGCTATTGGCACCGGGTGACTTCCTGCCCTGGTTCGACCGCTTCCTGCCGCGGCTCGAACTGCGCGAACCGGCAACCCTGTTCCGGCCTGCCACGGTCACCGATCGGTCGGACGGCAAGCTGGCGCATCTCGATGGGCTCAATCTCAGCCGCGCATGGTGCTGGCGGGCGCTGGCCGGCGCGTTGCCGGCGGCCGATGCCCGTCGTCCGATCCTGCAGGATGCCGCGCGACGCCATCTCGACGCCGGCCTGCCGCATATCGCCAGCGACTATATGGGTGAACACTGGCTTGCGAGCTTCGCGGTGCTCGCGATCGACGCCGAGGGCTGA